The DNA segment AGGGACAGGCAGCAATTCCACCGCCGAAGCTGTGAAGGCAACCCGCGAGGCAGCTCTAGCTGGCGCCGATGGAGCCTTAGTGGTCGTTCCCTATTATAATAAACCTCCCCAAGACGGTTTGGAGGCTCATTTCCGGGCGATCGCTGAGGCTGCCTCTACGCTCCCTTTGATGATCTATAACATTCCCGGCCGAACAGGTTGCAACATTGAGGCAGAAACAGTCGCCCGGTTGATGGACTGCCCCAACATCGTGAGCTTTAAGGCAGCAAGTGGGACAACTGAGGAAGTCACTTCTCTTCGCTTGGCCTGTGGGTCACGGTTGGCGATCTACAGTGGTGATGATGGACTCACCCTACCGATGCTGTCTGTTGGTGCGGTGGGTGTCGTAAGTGTGGCCAGCCATGTGGCTGGACCGCAGATTCGGGCAATGATCGAAGCGTATTTCGAAGGCAAAGCAGCCGTTGCCCTCGCACAGCACGAGCAGTTAATTCCCTTGTTTAAGGGTTTGTTCGCCACTACCAATCCTATTCCTGTCAAAGCTGCCCTTGAACTTAATGGATGGCCTGTCGGTGCTCCTCGCCCTCCGTTGTCGTCTTTGCCAGAAGCCATGAGAATCACGTTGTCCAAAACCATGTCTGCCCTTAGTCAGACCTAGCCGGGTTTGGCTTAACGGCTCAAGCAAATAGTCTTTTCTTCTACTTCATTGTTTATGGCTTACAATTTTCGGCCTGCCAAAACCCAGGAGTCTTGCTTGCGGGTGATCCCACTGGGCGGTCTGCACGAAATTGGCAAAAACACTTGTGTATTTGAGTATGAGAACGACCTCATGCTCGTAGACGCCGGACTAGCCTTCCCGAGTGACGGCATGCATGGCGTGAATGTGGTGTTGCCCGACACTAGTTTTTTGCGCGAGAACCAGAAGCGCATTCGCGGCATGATCGTTACCCATGGTCATGAGGATCACATTGGTGGCATTGCTCATCACTTAAAGCACTTCAACATCCCGGTGATTTATGGACCACGGTTGGCTCTCTCGATGCTCACCGGAAAGATGGATGAAGCTGGTGTTACTAATCGCACCATGCTTCAAACTGTCGCTCCGCGCGATGTGGTGAAGGTGGGTCGACATTTTTCAGTCGAGTTTATCCGTAACACTCACTCGATGGCTGACAGTTTTTCGCTAGCGATTACAACGCCAGTGGGCACAATCATTTTCACCGGTGATTTCAAATTTGATCACACTCCTGTTGATGGTGAACACTTCGATATGGCTCGCCTGGCTCATTACGGTGAACAGGGTGTTCTTTGTTTGTTCAGTGATTCCACCAATGCGGAGGTTCCCGGTTTCTGTCCGCCAGAACGTTCTGTCTTCCCTAATCTCGATCGTCACGTCGCCAACGCCGATGGTCGCGTGATTATCACGACCTTCGCTAGTTCGATCCATCGGGTGTCAATGATTCTTGAGCTGGCTCTTAAAAACGGCCGTAAAGTCGGTCTGTTGGGCCGTTCAATGCTCAACGTAATCGCAAAAGCACGCGAACTAGGGTACATGCGCGCGCCTGACGAATTGTTTGTTCCGATTAAGCAGATTAACAACATGCCTGATCGTGAAACCCTGTTGCTGATGACTGGTAGCCAAGGTGAGCCTTTAGCCGCCTTGAGCCGTATTTCTCGCGGCGATCATCCTCAGGTGAAAGTAAAAACCACCGACACGATTATTTTCTCTGCCAGTCCAATCCCTGGTAACACTATTTCCGTAGTAAACACAATTGACAAATTAATGATGCTCGGAGCAAAGGTGGTCTATGGCAAAAATGAGGGCATTCACGTGTCCGGGCACGGCTTTCAGGAAGATCAAAAGCTGATGCTGGCTCTTACTAAGCCCAAGTTCTTCGTTCCGGTACATGGTGAGCACCGAATGCTGGTTTGTCATTCCAAGACCGGCCACTCTATGGGAATACCCGTCAACAATACCTTGATTATTCAGAACGGCGATGTAGTGGAACTCACCTCAAGTTCCTTAAGAAAGGGAGATCCGGTGAAAGCCGGGATTGAATTACTTGATCAATCCCGTAATGGCATTGTGGATGCGCGTGTTCTGAAAGAACGCCAGCAGCTTGCGGAGGACGGAGTAGTTACGATTTTGTCTGCGATCAGCACCGATGGCGCAATGGTGGCACCGCCTCGTGTAAGCCTCCGCGGCGTAGTCACGACGGCGGACACCCGTAAGATGTCACTTTGGACAGAGCGAGAGATCAGTTGGGTGCTTGAGAATCGTTGGAAGCAATTATGCCGCAATGCTGAGGGCAAGGCACCTGAGGTGGATTGGATGGGTATTCAACGTGAGGTGGAGGTTGGCCTTAGCAGCCGTATGCGTCGCGAACTACAGGTAGAGCCATTGATTCTTTGCCTGGTACAGCCGGCCCCTAGTGGAACTCCAGCCTACAAAAGCCGTGCTGATACAGAGCCCAGTGATCGTTCTGCATTGCGAAGTCGCAGTGAGTACGTTCTTACTCGTCGTAACGGTGGAGCCATACCGGCTTCGGCGCGTATCAATGGCAGTTCCGCGTCTGCAGCCATGGCAAGCAGAGCTAATTCGAAGGTGGAAAAAAAAGCAGATTCTGAACAAGCTATGACCGCTGGTCGTACCCGCCGCCGTCGTTCAGCTGCAGCATAAACCTTAGAATACACACTGTATGAAAGACAAGGGTTGAGCTCGATCAATCCAGATCAGGTCGGCCTTTGTTTTATTTATGGGGAATAGGGAATGAAACCCGTTGATCGAGCCTTTTAGAGGATTCACTTTGCAATCGGGACAGATCACAAAGTTTTCTTCTGGTGGTTTTTTGGCTACTATCTCACTCAGAGTAGCTAATGCTGCAGTTATTAAAGGTGCAGTCTTGGGGCTGCCGGTTGCGTTACAACTGACAACGAACCAGACTTGCCGAGATCACCTTAGGAATAGTCGTTTGGAACTGGCTTGAAAGCAGGTGACCTCTATTTGAGATTCGGTGATTATCGGCCGAGCGTACGGTGTGCTAGTTTCCGTCGAAAGTCCTGCAAGGATATGCTTCGCCTACGTCGGTTTCTCAATTGTAATACTGACCTAGCGTGCTAGCTGCGTTGGCGATTTACTTGCGATCATGCAAACAGTCCCGTGATCAGCTTAGCTGTGAGTTCGTTTTTAGGAAATCACTATTAGCTCAAGAAAAAGAGTTGGTACGTCCTCGCCATGCTTTTATTAAGTATCGGCCCTCGTCGATAGAGGGTGTGGGATTCACTGTCCGTAAGCTCGACGACACTTGTCGCCGCCTAGTCCAAAACAAGCGTGAACTACCTGAAGGGCTTTGATACCGTCATCTTCCGCTACTACACAGCTTGTCCGGATTTCACTGGTAGCAATCAGGCCTATGTTGATGTTAGCATCAGCAAGAGCTCGGAACATGCGCCCGGCGGTGCCAGCCTTAGCAGGCATTCCAGCACCAACAGCACTAACGCGCGCGATAGCATCACTATCCTCTAGTGAAGCACCAGGCCATTTGGCTAGTAGTGGGGCCAGTGCAACGTCAGCTCGGACACGGT comes from the Synechococcus sp. M16CYN genome and includes:
- the dapA gene encoding 4-hydroxy-tetrahydrodipicolinate synthase; its protein translation is MSLSTHLSPTPFGRVVTAMITPFDSGGTINFSIAGRLARHLIEHGSDGLLVCGTTGESPTLSWDEQLELLKTVREAVGSNTKILAGTGSNSTAEAVKATREAALAGADGALVVVPYYNKPPQDGLEAHFRAIAEAASTLPLMIYNIPGRTGCNIEAETVARLMDCPNIVSFKAASGTTEEVTSLRLACGSRLAIYSGDDGLTLPMLSVGAVGVVSVASHVAGPQIRAMIEAYFEGKAAVALAQHEQLIPLFKGLFATTNPIPVKAALELNGWPVGAPRPPLSSLPEAMRITLSKTMSALSQT
- a CDS encoding ribonuclease J, encoding MAYNFRPAKTQESCLRVIPLGGLHEIGKNTCVFEYENDLMLVDAGLAFPSDGMHGVNVVLPDTSFLRENQKRIRGMIVTHGHEDHIGGIAHHLKHFNIPVIYGPRLALSMLTGKMDEAGVTNRTMLQTVAPRDVVKVGRHFSVEFIRNTHSMADSFSLAITTPVGTIIFTGDFKFDHTPVDGEHFDMARLAHYGEQGVLCLFSDSTNAEVPGFCPPERSVFPNLDRHVANADGRVIITTFASSIHRVSMILELALKNGRKVGLLGRSMLNVIAKARELGYMRAPDELFVPIKQINNMPDRETLLLMTGSQGEPLAALSRISRGDHPQVKVKTTDTIIFSASPIPGNTISVVNTIDKLMMLGAKVVYGKNEGIHVSGHGFQEDQKLMLALTKPKFFVPVHGEHRMLVCHSKTGHSMGIPVNNTLIIQNGDVVELTSSSLRKGDPVKAGIELLDQSRNGIVDARVLKERQQLAEDGVVTILSAISTDGAMVAPPRVSLRGVVTTADTRKMSLWTEREISWVLENRWKQLCRNAEGKAPEVDWMGIQREVEVGLSSRMRRELQVEPLILCLVQPAPSGTPAYKSRADTEPSDRSALRSRSEYVLTRRNGGAIPASARINGSSASAAMASRANSKVEKKADSEQAMTAGRTRRRRSAAA